GCTGGATGGGAAGCTGGGGCGCGCGGGAGGGGCCGGGCCGGGGCGGGAAGGGCGCAACGTCGACCACTTCTGCATCACCGTGAAGCCATTCAACGAGGCGGCGATTCGCGACCATCTCTCCGCCCAGGGCGTTGCCGTGTTTGCTCCAGGGGAACGCTACGGCGCGACGGGCGATGGCTTCTCGTTCTACATCCACGACCCGGAAGGCAACACCATTGAGTTGAAGGGGGCGTAGGGGCTGTCTCTGATTTCGATAGCGCAGTCCTACTTCCTGCAGTCCAGGTCGTAGCCCGTGCTCCAATCCTGGCCATCCATCTGGTACTGGCCCCGCATCTTCATCACGCCCGGCGAAACGACCCGCTCGGTGTCCCTGATGTTCATCGCACCCATGGGGCCGCTCGACGTTCCGAGCCAGGTCACGCCGTCCGTGGACGAAGACCTGGCGTCACCGCCCATGTTGTCGACGATGACATTTCCCCATTGGCCAGCGGCCGCATCGAACGTGCGATACGCGGTGAACTTGTAGGGGTACTCACCGGAGACCACCGCGAAATCGGCTCGCAGCCAGGCTTTGTCGAGGTCGGGCTTGATATCGAAGGTGACCTCGCTGGGACTCGCGCCGCCGGGCCCATGAACCGAGCCGCGACAGGTCCACGTCCCCACCAACTCCTTGGCGGCATGCGACAACGCGGACTCGGCGGTGACAGGAGGTTCGACCACGGAGGGCTGTCCGGCCTTGAAACCTTCCGGCCCCTTCGCGGAACTGCCTCGACATCCCAACAGACCGACCATGGCGGCGAAGACGACGGCGAACGGGCGGATGAACATGCATTCCTCCAGCAGAATGGCTGTGCAATCCACTGTCATCTAAAGCATGGGCTCCCCCTGAGGTAGAGCGCCGCTTCCGCAGGGATCGGCGGATCCTCCGGTGCGCTTGCATGAAATAAGATGGGCCGCCCGGTCCAGAGAGGGACCAGGCGACCCGAACACGGCTTCGCGGCTCAGTACGTCAGCGAGGACGCCGGCGCCGTAATTCCCGCCGCGACCTCCAGCGACAGGAGCACATCGCTCGTTTCACCCTCGACCACCGTCACCGACTCCGACTGGCTGACGTAGCCCTCCTTGGATGCCACGAGGGTGTAGGTCCCCGGGGCACGTTCTTCAGGGAGAACAGGCCATCGCTGCCCGTGGTGGTCACTGCCCCGGTGTCAAACAGCCTGACCATCACCCCTTCTGGAGGGGCCCCATCTTCCAGTGAAGTCCTCCCCGCGATGCTCCCTGGAATGACCTCGGGGGCTTCCTCGTCTCCATCACAGGCGGGGAGGGTGACAATCGCCAACATGAGCCCAGCAAGCGCGCCCAGTTGATTCAGCTTCAGGGTGTCTTCTCCTGGTCGATGCGCCACGGCCCTTGCGCAGTCCACCCTGCCAAGGTGCGCAACCGGCCTTGCGCACGTGACAGGTGGCGCGATTGACGCGCGAGTTCCGTGGAAACTCGCACTCGCAAGCCAACTTCCCCGGCGGGAGGCGCACCCGAGCGGTGCGACTCACAGCGACGTGGAGAGCTCCGCCATCCACTCGGGTGGATCGATGCGCTTCAGCTCACCGTTGTCCCGCAGGTCGAGACGGCTTTTCGCTGTAGCCAGCAGCACCTGCGCGGGGTCGACCGTGGCGGGCGACCAACCCGTGACCTCCTGTCGCTCGAACACCACCTCATACACATATTCGTCGGCGATGAGCCCCGAGCCCCGTCTTCGCCGCTGCGTGTACGCGGCAACATGAACACGCCGGAGCGTCGGTCCCGCGCCGATGGCGGTGCGCGCGAGGAGCAGCGAGATTCCCGCGATGAGGTGCAGGTAGTCCGCGTTCCGCTCCGCCTTCGTGCGGCGTACGTCTTTGAGCGTGCCGTTCTTCAGCGCGCGTTGCCGCACCTCGGGAATGACATCTTCGATCTCGGGCAGGTCCACGACGACGAATGCACGCGCTGAATCCGGAAGGGCCACCCTGCACTGTGCCTCGAAGGGAAAGTCGAGCTCCTCCAGGGAAGAGGAAACGGTCTCCTCCAGCGCCTCCGGGTCTCCCGCCACAAGCTTTCTGGCCCACGACGCGCGCTCGCGCTCCTGTTCGGGCCATGCAGTGAGCGCTTCTTGAAAGGCCTGATGGTCGCTTTGAAGCGCACGCCAGTGCTCTGGCCATTCTCGCTCGAGCGTCTTCGCCATCAACGCCCGAGTCCCCCGCCTCCAGGGAACCGTGCAGAGCATGACGAAGCCTACGTAAGCCAGGAGGGCAACGAGGACGGACCCGCCCCCCATGGATTCCTGCAGCGCGGCTCCGACTCCGCCAAACACACATGGGAACATCGCCACGGCCAACACCCAGAGCCCAATGGCTGTCCCGCGCCGGTCCTTGCGGATGCGCGCCTCCATGTCATCGACGAACCGACGATGTGCCTCTGCCTCCACGGGCACAGGAAAGGGCGCTCCCTCGAAAGGGCGCTCGGTGCAGGCACGCGCGTAGTCCTCCGAACTTGGCACGAGCGGCATGTCCCGCCAGCAGTCGAGCAAATCCTG
This genomic window from Myxococcus hansupus contains:
- a CDS encoding VOC family protein codes for the protein MSLRPFEPATVDHLVLRVADMARMSSFYRDVIGCTVDREVPHLGLTHLRVGTAMIDLVTLDGKLGRAGGAGPGREGRNVDHFCITVKPFNEAAIRDHLSAQGVAVFAPGERYGATGDGFSFYIHDPEGNTIELKGA
- a CDS encoding DUF1579 family protein, with amino-acid sequence MFIRPFAVVFAAMVGLLGCRGSSAKGPEGFKAGQPSVVEPPVTAESALSHAAKELVGTWTCRGSVHGPGGASPSEVTFDIKPDLDKAWLRADFAVVSGEYPYKFTAYRTFDAAAGQWGNVIVDNMGGDARSSSTDGVTWLGTSSGPMGAMNIRDTERVVSPGVMKMRGQYQMDGQDWSTGYDLDCRK